A portion of the Nitratidesulfovibrio termitidis HI1 genome contains these proteins:
- a CDS encoding ArnT family glycosyltransferase translates to MTDPQTETAASQAKAAASPETPQTPPGAAANATGAAGGKPAGTCPPPQPNGRARGILTRLFDLLALFPLLPLTLIYAAQTAFTLDARSLWFSDEIRHGNVYETMLATGQWLVPHLNGIPYPDKPPVYFWFLGLLDAIPGVDGPMVFQLGAAVSGLLVLWTTYALARLVAGCDKRESFAAGLVLLCGLYFLGVTHYARMDLLFAAVITLAHICMYRGLRLPLAFRWIVPAFALAAVATLVKGPFGLAFPLLAGLAYGLWRGMPRRLNRMDVAIGGGIMLATLLAWVGAVWFEGYADLIRNILRHQIVDRATASWHHEQPWWHYLATLPAAWLPFTLVLPFLPWGRAFSPASMRKVLATRKGEGDGMAYIWLALITSFALLTAVSIKIVIYLLPLFPLLAVVTARALLRLNGFGSRMYFGLTALLLLVLALGLGAASLWQWAPDMVRVRFQPQALAMLDIVRGAPILAGVTLVFAVLLWKAVDRSRPEGGLLTLAAFVTALVVPAALLTAPSLDPIMSPRAQAELMGEYIRKGYHPVSYKVYSGTYTYYAGSNIEELSDEDSLRAAVAVFPQLVVAMRADRFAEWTDKPADLHEVHRQWIVDREYVLAERSAPVPPATPENPVTPTPDGDGAAPSVSGEQAPAPDAPALPQPAPGEGNGTDHTTPAAPAAPQPVQPLQPGRQPATPETPAVPLPGPQPQDNAPATPQPLPVPTPPPPPPGVGATDTPAAPAPATAQAQ, encoded by the coding sequence ATGACCGATCCGCAGACCGAAACCGCCGCCTCCCAGGCCAAGGCCGCCGCTTCTCCGGAAACGCCGCAGACCCCGCCCGGCGCCGCCGCCAACGCCACCGGGGCCGCAGGCGGCAAGCCTGCCGGAACCTGTCCGCCCCCGCAGCCCAATGGTCGCGCCCGAGGCATCCTGACCCGCCTGTTCGACCTGCTGGCCCTGTTCCCGCTGTTGCCGCTCACCCTCATCTACGCGGCGCAGACGGCCTTCACCCTGGATGCGCGATCGCTGTGGTTTTCGGACGAAATCCGCCACGGTAACGTCTACGAAACCATGCTGGCCACCGGCCAGTGGCTGGTGCCGCATCTGAACGGCATCCCCTACCCGGACAAGCCGCCCGTATATTTCTGGTTCCTCGGCCTGCTGGACGCCATCCCCGGCGTGGACGGTCCCATGGTCTTCCAGTTGGGGGCCGCGGTATCCGGACTGCTGGTGCTGTGGACCACCTATGCCCTGGCCCGTCTGGTGGCCGGATGCGACAAGCGCGAATCGTTCGCGGCGGGGCTGGTGCTGCTGTGCGGCCTGTACTTCCTGGGCGTGACCCACTACGCCCGCATGGACCTGCTGTTCGCCGCCGTGATCACGCTGGCCCACATCTGCATGTACCGGGGGCTGCGCCTGCCCCTGGCCTTCCGCTGGATCGTCCCGGCCTTTGCCCTGGCCGCCGTGGCCACCCTGGTCAAGGGGCCGTTCGGCCTGGCATTTCCGCTGCTGGCCGGGCTGGCCTACGGGCTGTGGCGCGGCATGCCCCGCCGCCTGAACCGCATGGACGTGGCCATCGGCGGCGGCATCATGCTGGCCACCCTGCTGGCCTGGGTGGGCGCGGTATGGTTTGAAGGCTACGCGGACCTCATCCGCAACATCCTGCGCCACCAGATCGTGGATCGCGCCACCGCCTCCTGGCATCACGAGCAGCCGTGGTGGCACTACCTGGCCACCCTGCCCGCCGCGTGGCTGCCGTTCACGCTGGTGCTGCCGTTCCTGCCATGGGGGCGCGCCTTCTCCCCCGCGTCCATGCGCAAGGTGCTGGCCACCCGCAAGGGCGAAGGCGACGGCATGGCCTACATCTGGCTGGCGCTGATCACCTCGTTCGCCCTGCTGACGGCGGTCAGCATCAAGATCGTCATCTACCTGCTGCCGCTGTTCCCGCTGCTGGCCGTGGTCACCGCCCGCGCCCTGCTGCGGCTGAACGGGTTCGGCAGCCGCATGTACTTCGGCCTGACGGCGCTGCTGCTGTTGGTGCTGGCGCTGGGTCTGGGCGCCGCCTCGCTGTGGCAGTGGGCGCCGGACATGGTGCGCGTGCGCTTCCAGCCGCAGGCGCTCGCCATGCTCGACATCGTGCGCGGCGCGCCCATCCTCGCAGGCGTCACCCTGGTGTTCGCCGTGCTGCTGTGGAAGGCCGTGGACCGCAGCCGTCCGGAAGGCGGTCTGCTGACCCTGGCCGCCTTCGTCACCGCACTCGTCGTGCCCGCCGCCCTGCTCACCGCGCCCTCGCTGGACCCGATCATGAGCCCCCGCGCCCAGGCCGAGCTGATGGGCGAGTACATCCGCAAGGGGTACCACCCGGTGAGCTACAAGGTGTACTCCGGCACCTACACCTACTACGCGGGCTCCAACATCGAGGAACTTTCCGACGAGGACTCGCTGCGGGCCGCCGTGGCGGTGTTCCCGCAACTGGTGGTGGCCATGCGCGCCGACCGCTTCGCGGAATGGACCGACAAGCCCGCCGACCTGCACGAGGTGCACCGCCAGTGGATCGTGGACCGCGAATACGTGCTGGCGGAGCGTTCCGCCCCCGTGCCGCCCGCAACACCCGAGAATCCGGTGACGCCCACCCCCGATGGTGATGGAGCCGCACCCTCCGTTTCCGGCGAACAGGCCCCGGCGCCCGATGCACCGGCCCTGCCGCAGCCCGCGCCCGGTGAGGGCAACGGCACCGACCACACCACGCCCGCCGCGCCCGCCGCGCCCCAGCCCGTGCAGCCCTTGCAGCCTGGTCGGCAGCCCGCCACGCCGGAAACCCCGGCCGTGCCTCTGCCCGGCCCGCAGCCGCAGGACAACGCCCCGGCCACGCCCCAACCCCTGCCGGTGCCCACCCCGCCCCCGCCGCCGCCCGGCGTGGGCGCCACGGACACCCCGGCTGCTCCCGCCCCGGCAACGGCGCAGGCCCAGTAG
- a CDS encoding FxsA family protein: protein MPRLGLVLLLVPFLEFYVLVEVGARIGAFNAVLLVILFAMVGVWIARAQGMGTLARIQQSLAQGVLPADEMLDGLFLLLAGILMVIPGFVTGAVGVLLLLPPVRRLAAHLLRRHMNATLQAEGRAGDRAGGASVHVRTWYFGPGGARHTETFGGGPMFGQGRDGASGLDGTPGDGPQPYGPDLGSGGGSALDDRQEPRRTVVIDCEPVEPSAPANGSGKAGEPGKAGGTSGGSTGDSGAR, encoded by the coding sequence ATGCCCCGTCTTGGTCTTGTCCTGCTGCTGGTCCCCTTTCTTGAATTCTACGTGCTGGTGGAGGTGGGCGCACGCATCGGGGCGTTCAACGCCGTGCTGCTCGTGATCCTGTTCGCCATGGTGGGCGTGTGGATTGCCCGTGCCCAGGGCATGGGCACGCTGGCCCGCATCCAGCAAAGCCTGGCCCAGGGCGTGCTGCCCGCCGACGAGATGCTGGACGGGCTGTTCCTGCTGCTGGCGGGCATCCTGATGGTGATACCCGGCTTCGTGACCGGCGCCGTGGGGGTGCTGCTGCTGCTGCCCCCGGTGCGCAGGCTGGCCGCGCACCTGCTGCGGCGGCACATGAACGCCACCCTGCAGGCTGAAGGCCGGGCGGGTGACCGCGCGGGCGGAGCGTCGGTGCATGTGCGCACCTGGTATTTCGGCCCCGGCGGGGCGCGGCACACCGAAACCTTTGGCGGCGGGCCCATGTTCGGGCAGGGACGCGACGGCGCTTCTGGTCTGGACGGCACGCCCGGCGACGGTCCCCAACCCTACGGCCCGGACCTGGGGAGCGGTGGAGGGAGTGCCCTGGACGACAGGCAGGAACCCCGCCGCACCGTGGTCATCGACTGCGAGCCGGTGGAGCCTTCCGCTCCGGCGAATGGCTCCGGCAAGGCTGGCGAGCCCGGCAAGGCTGGCGGCACATCGGGCGGTTCCACGGGTGATTCGGGCGCGCGCTAG
- the plsX gene encoding phosphate acyltransferase PlsX, which yields MSNATTIAVDAMGGDFGPSVVVPGAIEAARDKGIALLLVGDQAKVQAELARIPLDGVAYDVVHASEVAGMDEKPSDILRRRKDASIQVACRLVRDGQAHGIVSAGHSGATVACGMFIMGRIPGVDRPALASIMPTEKNPIVLLDVGANVDCKPHHLFQFGLMADAFARDLLSCESPRIGLLSIGEEEGKGNTQVKEAYELFKLAQNGINFVGNVEGRDIFSGEVDVVVCDGFVGNVALKLSEGLSTSLGRVLKRELLSGLLPKIGTLLAKSAFRRFAQFVDYAEYGGAPLLGLQGIAFVCHGKSNSKAVRSAVKLAATFVEKKTNERLVKAISANEELTRYGKAIK from the coding sequence ATGAGTAACGCGACCACCATCGCCGTGGATGCCATGGGGGGGGATTTTGGCCCCTCCGTGGTGGTCCCCGGCGCGATTGAGGCGGCGCGCGACAAGGGGATCGCCCTTCTGCTGGTCGGCGACCAGGCGAAGGTGCAGGCGGAACTGGCCAGGATCCCCCTTGACGGCGTCGCCTATGACGTTGTCCACGCCAGCGAAGTCGCCGGCATGGACGAAAAGCCTTCCGACATCCTGCGCCGCCGCAAGGATGCCTCCATCCAGGTGGCCTGCCGCCTGGTGCGCGACGGACAGGCCCACGGCATCGTCAGCGCCGGGCATTCCGGCGCCACCGTGGCCTGCGGCATGTTCATCATGGGCCGCATTCCCGGCGTGGACCGGCCCGCGCTCGCCTCCATCATGCCCACGGAAAAGAACCCCATCGTCCTGCTGGACGTGGGGGCCAACGTGGACTGCAAGCCGCACCACCTGTTCCAGTTCGGCCTGATGGCCGACGCCTTCGCGCGCGACCTTCTGTCGTGCGAATCGCCGCGCATCGGCCTTCTGAGCATCGGCGAGGAAGAAGGCAAGGGCAACACCCAGGTCAAGGAAGCCTACGAACTGTTCAAGCTGGCCCAGAACGGCATCAACTTCGTGGGCAACGTGGAAGGCCGCGACATTTTCAGCGGCGAGGTGGACGTGGTGGTCTGCGACGGCTTTGTCGGCAACGTGGCGCTGAAGCTGAGCGAAGGGCTCAGCACGTCGCTGGGCCGCGTGCTGAAGCGCGAACTGCTCTCCGGCCTGTTGCCCAAGATCGGCACCCTGCTCGCCAAATCCGCCTTCCGCCGCTTTGCCCAGTTCGTGGACTATGCCGAATACGGCGGCGCTCCCCTGCTCGGCTTGCAGGGCATCGCCTTCGTCTGCCACGGCAAGTCCAATTCCAAGGCAGTGCGCAGCGCCGTCAAGCTGGCCGCCACCTTTGTGGAAAAAAAGACCAACGAACGCCTCGTCAAGGCCATCAGCGCCAACGAGGAACTCACCCGCTACGGCAAGGCCATCAAATAG
- a CDS encoding beta-ketoacyl-ACP synthase III, which produces MTASRDIACRVRGFGAYTPVDVLTNFDLEKFVETTDEWITTRTGIKQRHRLAEGQNASDAAAEAARMALTDAGMEPGEITHVINATCTPDYLCPNTACLVEAKLGIVGAMAFDFNAACSGYVYGLSMARAIVAAQPEARVLLTATEALTRRLNWADRTTCVLFGDGAGASVITADGEGALLEDVLCASDGNLGGLLTIGGGTHTPYAKGDPVGDDFFVQMNGRDVFKHAVRNMAAISQDVLARNGLTTDDVALLIPHQANLRIIEAVGDRLGIPAERVFVNLHEFGNTSAASVPLAIADARAKGVLRPGMRVLLATFGGGFTWGSALLHF; this is translated from the coding sequence ATGACAGCATCGCGCGATATTGCCTGCCGGGTCAGGGGGTTCGGTGCGTACACACCCGTGGACGTGCTGACCAACTTCGACCTTGAAAAATTCGTGGAGACCACCGACGAGTGGATCACCACCCGCACCGGCATCAAGCAGCGCCACCGCCTGGCCGAGGGGCAGAACGCCTCCGACGCGGCTGCGGAAGCCGCCCGCATGGCCCTGACCGACGCGGGCATGGAGCCGGGCGAGATAACCCACGTCATCAACGCCACCTGCACACCCGACTACCTGTGCCCCAACACCGCCTGCCTCGTGGAGGCCAAGCTGGGCATCGTGGGCGCCATGGCCTTCGATTTCAACGCCGCCTGCTCGGGCTACGTGTACGGCCTGTCCATGGCTCGCGCCATCGTGGCCGCCCAGCCCGAAGCCCGCGTGCTGCTGACCGCCACCGAAGCCCTGACCCGCCGCCTGAACTGGGCCGACCGCACCACCTGCGTGCTGTTCGGCGATGGTGCGGGCGCGTCGGTGATTACCGCCGACGGCGAAGGCGCCCTGCTGGAAGACGTGCTCTGCGCGTCCGACGGCAACCTGGGCGGCCTGCTGACCATCGGCGGCGGCACCCACACCCCCTACGCCAAGGGCGATCCGGTGGGCGACGATTTCTTCGTGCAGATGAACGGGCGCGACGTGTTCAAGCACGCCGTGCGCAACATGGCCGCCATCAGCCAGGATGTACTTGCGCGCAACGGCCTGACCACCGACGACGTGGCCCTGCTCATTCCACACCAGGCCAACCTGCGCATCATCGAGGCCGTGGGCGACCGGCTGGGCATCCCCGCCGAGCGCGTGTTCGTGAACCTGCACGAATTCGGCAACACATCCGCCGCGTCCGTGCCGCTGGCCATTGCCGACGCGCGGGCCAAGGGCGTGCTGCGCCCCGGCATGCGCGTACTGCTGGCCACCTTTGGTGGTGGGTTTACCTGGGGTTCTGCGCTTCTTCACTTCTAG
- a CDS encoding rhomboid family intramembrane serine protease — translation MPPPNGSDRFRRSRPVRSGGASALAGRSAVASGLGAPPEHLAAALRRRPVLPLCWRDLTVPVPPVQNSALPAPLPQLPPFTMQRLPRWRLVLEARSIPFMAVRRGERQHLFVPALYERLARLELLAAEGEDAAARARPPAPPPAPLRANVHLTLLGLLLLALWHGVRMGWWWDMHLPLPDLDPDVWRDAGAMDVYYTVARGQWYRVVTALTLHADSPHLFGNILFGSFFLIPLCRRVGSGPGWLLTIMAGAGGNVLNALVRPASHVSLGFSTALFGAVGLLSGLLAVEGGWSGWRRMVVPLAAGLAILGMLGSEGERTDLGAHLFGLVAGIVVGMAAQGLRECFGPPPRWLEWLAGAACAALLVGCWMLALR, via the coding sequence ATGCCCCCTCCCAACGGATCAGACCGCTTCCGCCGCTCCCGCCCGGTGCGTTCCGGCGGTGCATCCGCGCTTGCCGGGCGTTCCGCCGTGGCCTCCGGGCTCGGAGCCCCGCCGGAACACCTGGCGGCGGCCCTGCGTCGCAGGCCCGTGCTGCCCCTGTGCTGGCGCGACCTGACCGTACCCGTTCCCCCGGTCCAGAACTCGGCGTTGCCTGCGCCGCTGCCGCAGCTTCCTCCGTTCACCATGCAGCGCCTGCCGCGCTGGCGGCTGGTGCTGGAGGCGCGCAGCATTCCGTTCATGGCCGTGCGTCGGGGCGAGCGGCAGCACCTGTTCGTGCCTGCGTTGTACGAGCGGCTGGCCCGGCTGGAACTGCTGGCCGCCGAGGGTGAGGACGCCGCCGCCCGTGCCCGCCCCCCCGCGCCTCCTCCCGCCCCCCTGCGCGCAAACGTCCATCTGACCCTGCTGGGCCTGCTGCTGCTGGCCCTGTGGCACGGGGTGCGCATGGGCTGGTGGTGGGATATGCACCTGCCCCTGCCCGACCTGGACCCCGACGTGTGGCGCGATGCCGGGGCCATGGACGTCTACTACACCGTCGCGCGCGGGCAATGGTACCGCGTGGTTACGGCCCTGACCCTGCATGCCGACAGTCCGCACCTGTTCGGCAACATCCTGTTCGGCAGCTTCTTTCTGATTCCCCTGTGCCGCCGTGTGGGCAGCGGCCCCGGCTGGCTGCTGACCATTATGGCGGGCGCGGGCGGCAACGTGCTGAATGCGCTGGTGCGCCCGGCATCGCACGTCAGCCTGGGTTTTTCCACGGCGTTGTTCGGCGCGGTGGGGCTGCTGTCCGGGCTGCTGGCGGTGGAGGGCGGCTGGAGCGGCTGGCGACGCATGGTGGTGCCGCTGGCCGCCGGGCTGGCCATTCTGGGCATGCTGGGCAGTGAAGGGGAGCGCACCGACCTTGGCGCGCACCTGTTCGGCCTGGTGGCGGGCATCGTGGTGGGCATGGCCGCGCAGGGGCTGCGCGAATGTTTCGGCCCGCCGCCGCGCTGGCTGGAATGGCTGGCTGGAGCGGCTTGCGCCGCGTTGCTGGTGGGCTGCTGGATGCTGGCGTTGCGGTGA
- a CDS encoding DMT family transporter, giving the protein MFWTLPALLAALLAALDATLLRRFAGDLPPARMVAYPVFWSLPPFLALLAVRGVPDLPAPFWLATLAAVPVNMAGHLCTAWAVRLSPVSRTVPYLCFSPVFVVVHEYLLLGVAPRPAGVAGVLLVVAGSWVLNAGRAEPHAHVASGLAARILRPFRTLVVERGARVMLGVALLWGLGSVLNRQMVLYAPPAVAGGVFFAIYGPAMLAGLMLLGGVRPRMLVDRPLRGAAMGAVLFLAAYVHFTAISLTTAANMIAVKRLDGVFAVLFDRLSDWRAGCLRGRRTARRDDAVDRRGEGRAARDGRLPGAALMAAGAALVVLTS; this is encoded by the coding sequence ATGTTCTGGACGCTTCCCGCCCTGCTGGCGGCCCTGCTGGCCGCGCTGGACGCCACCCTGCTGCGCCGCTTTGCCGGGGATCTGCCCCCGGCGCGCATGGTGGCCTATCCGGTATTCTGGAGCCTGCCGCCGTTTCTGGCCCTGCTGGCGGTGCGCGGCGTGCCCGACCTGCCCGCGCCGTTCTGGCTGGCCACCCTTGCCGCCGTGCCGGTGAACATGGCCGGGCATCTGTGCACGGCATGGGCGGTGCGCCTCTCTCCCGTGTCGCGCACGGTGCCCTACCTGTGCTTTTCCCCGGTTTTCGTGGTGGTGCACGAATACCTGCTGCTGGGGGTTGCGCCACGTCCGGCGGGGGTGGCCGGGGTGCTGCTGGTTGTGGCGGGCAGCTGGGTGCTGAACGCGGGCAGGGCGGAGCCGCATGCGCACGTCGCCAGCGGCCTTGCTGCCCGCATCCTGCGTCCCTTCCGAACCCTGGTTGTCGAGCGCGGCGCGCGGGTCATGCTGGGGGTGGCCCTGTTGTGGGGGCTGGGCAGCGTGCTGAACCGCCAGATGGTCCTGTACGCCCCGCCCGCCGTGGCGGGTGGGGTGTTCTTTGCCATTTACGGCCCGGCCATGCTGGCGGGGCTGATGCTGTTAGGCGGGGTGCGCCCGCGCATGCTCGTCGACCGGCCGTTGCGGGGCGCTGCCATGGGAGCGGTGCTGTTTCTGGCCGCGTACGTGCATTTCACGGCCATAAGCCTGACCACGGCCGCCAACATGATCGCGGTGAAGCGACTGGACGGGGTGTTCGCCGTGCTGTTCGACCGGTTGTCCGACTGGCGGGCCGGGTGCCTCCGAGGTCGGCGCACTGCCCGTCGGGATGACGCCGTTGATCGGCGCGGAGAGGGGCGCGCCGCCCGCGATGGCAGGTTGCCCGGCGCGGCACTGATGGCCGCCGGAGCCGCCCTGGTGGTGCTGACGTCCTGA
- the rpmB gene encoding 50S ribosomal protein L28, with translation MSKQCDVCGKKAQVGHHVSHSNIKTKRRFEPNLQSVRHQYPNGEVKTISVCTRCLRSGAVVKPAVRKVA, from the coding sequence ATGTCCAAGCAGTGCGATGTGTGCGGCAAGAAGGCCCAGGTCGGCCACCATGTGAGCCACTCGAACATCAAGACCAAGCGTCGGTTCGAGCCGAACCTGCAGAGCGTCCGCCACCAGTACCCCAACGGCGAAGTGAAGACCATCAGCGTCTGCACCCGTTGCCTGCGCTCCGGCGCGGTGGTGAAGCCCGCCGTCCGCAAGGTCGCCTAA
- the rpmF gene encoding 50S ribosomal protein L32 → MAVQQNKKSKSKKGMRRSHDRVAVPTIVYCACGEPTVPHRACPSCGTYKGRQVVAQPNE, encoded by the coding sequence ATGGCCGTTCAGCAGAACAAGAAGTCCAAGTCCAAGAAGGGTATGCGCCGTTCGCACGACCGCGTGGCCGTCCCCACCATCGTGTACTGCGCCTGCGGCGAGCCCACCGTTCCGCACCGCGCCTGCCCGAGCTGCGGCACCTACAAGGGCCGTCAGGTGGTCGCTCAGCCTAATGAGTAA
- a CDS encoding YceD family protein, whose product MHQIWIPLKDIPAGGGEYEVDDQSVWQGPIAEFSLPFTIVEPLRGSVFLLPQDDGCLVRGRLTGRISAPCDRCAEPAVVAIDQSFDSFEPFPAPQPAQDDVRKHGKSGTAEPEVDSDFEDVDAAVIRVSPSGQGVEVSLSGLLWEEFLLALPTKPLCSAGCKGLCPSCGSNLNAASCSCKSEEGDPRLAALRGLTIEKK is encoded by the coding sequence ATGCACCAGATTTGGATTCCGCTCAAGGACATTCCGGCGGGCGGCGGCGAATACGAGGTTGACGACCAGTCCGTCTGGCAAGGCCCCATCGCCGAGTTTTCACTGCCGTTCACCATCGTCGAGCCGCTGCGCGGTTCGGTGTTCCTGCTGCCGCAGGACGACGGCTGCCTTGTGCGCGGCAGGCTCACGGGGCGCATCAGCGCGCCCTGCGACCGGTGCGCCGAACCGGCGGTAGTGGCCATCGACCAGTCCTTCGACAGCTTTGAACCGTTTCCGGCCCCGCAGCCCGCGCAGGACGATGTGCGCAAGCACGGCAAGTCGGGCACGGCGGAGCCTGAAGTAGACAGCGACTTCGAGGACGTGGACGCAGCCGTGATCCGTGTCTCCCCTTCCGGGCAGGGCGTTGAAGTAAGCCTGTCCGGCCTGCTGTGGGAAGAATTTCTGCTGGCCCTGCCGACGAAGCCGCTGTGCTCCGCTGGCTGCAAGGGCCTGTGCCCGTCGTGCGGAAGCAACCTGAACGCCGCTTCCTGCTCCTGCAAGAGCGAGGAAGGCGACCCCAGGCTTGCCGCCCTGCGCGGCCTTACCATCGAAAAGAAGTAG
- a CDS encoding phosphatase PAP2 family protein, with protein MRQPYPLSHHLLCILPLLALLALSTVCLGAGDEVTAYWRAWRQANPDTASLVMVLTDWGNPAMYAVYGALFWRARRRHDLRTVRFVLAYVAVQLLIAFLLVRVIKITAGRTRPGVAGPWVPFSFDGPHNSLPSGHTAEIAGACPPLAMRWKHMAASLALGGYVAAVGYSRVLLGQHHASDVLAGLLLGSLAAFIIHRFTHRTAP; from the coding sequence TGCATCCTGCCGCTGCTGGCGCTGCTTGCGCTGTCCACCGTGTGCCTTGGCGCCGGAGACGAAGTGACGGCCTACTGGCGCGCGTGGCGGCAGGCCAACCCCGATACGGCCAGTTTGGTCATGGTGCTGACCGACTGGGGCAACCCGGCCATGTATGCCGTGTACGGAGCGCTGTTCTGGCGCGCCCGTCGCCGCCACGACCTGCGCACCGTGCGCTTTGTCCTGGCCTACGTGGCGGTGCAGTTGCTGATTGCGTTCCTGCTCGTGCGGGTGATCAAGATCACCGCCGGGCGCACCCGGCCCGGCGTGGCGGGGCCGTGGGTGCCCTTTTCGTTCGACGGGCCGCACAATTCGCTGCCCTCCGGCCACACGGCGGAAATCGCCGGGGCTTGCCCGCCGCTGGCCATGCGCTGGAAGCACATGGCCGCATCCCTTGCCCTTGGCGGATACGTGGCCGCCGTGGGCTATTCGCGGGTGCTGCTGGGGCAGCACCACGCCAGCGACGTATTGGCGGGGCTTCTGCTGGGCAGCCTTGCCGCCTTCATCATACACCGCTTCACCCACAGGACCGCTCCATGA